One window of the Perca flavescens isolate YP-PL-M2 chromosome 5, PFLA_1.0, whole genome shotgun sequence genome contains the following:
- the LOC114555122 gene encoding guanine nucleotide-binding protein G(q) subunit alpha — protein sequence MTLESIMACCLSEEAKEARRINDEIERQLRRDKKDARRELKLLLLGTGESGKSTFIKQMRIIHGTGYSDEDKRGFTKLVYQNIFTAMQAMIRASETLKVPYKYEHNKGYANIVREVDVEKVSMFQNPYVDAIKSLWNDPGIQECYDRRREYQLSDSTKYYLNALDRIAEPAYLPTQQDVLRVRVPTTGIIEYPFDLQSVIFRMVDVGGQRSERRKWIHCFENVTSIMFLVALSEYDQVLVESDNENRMEESKALFRTIITYPWFQNSSVILFLNKKDLLEEKIMYSHLVDYFPEYDGPQRDAQAGREFILKMFVDLNPDSDKIIYSHFTCATDTENIRFVFAAVKDTILQLNLKEYNLV from the exons atgaccCTGGAATCCATAATGGCGTGTTGCCTCAGCGAGGAGGCGAAAGAAGCCAGGCGGATCAACGACGAGATCGAAAGGCAGCTCCGCCGGGATAAGAAGGACGCACGCCGTGAACTGAAACTGTTGCTTCTCG GCACTGGGGAAAGTGGGAAGAGCACATTCATCAAACAAATGAGGATTATCCACGGCACCGGTTACTCTGACGAGGACAAAAGGGGTTTCACCAAACTGGTCTATCAGAACATCTTCACAGCCATGCAGGCCATGATCCGAGCTTCAGAGACCCTCAAGGTCCCCTACAAATATGAGCACAACAAG GGCTACGCCAACATCGTGAGAGAGGTGGACGTAGAAAAGGTCAGCATGTTCCAGAATCCCTATGTAGATGCAATCAAGAGCTTATGGAATGACCCGGGCATCCAGGAGTGCTACGACCGAAGGAGGGAATACCAACTCTCGGACTCCACCAAATA TTACCTGAACGCGTTGGACCGGATCGCCGAGCCAGCCTACCTTCCCACCCAGCAGGATGTGTTGAGGGTTCGAGTCCCCACCACGGGCATCATTGAATATCCGTTTGACCTGCAGAGTGTCATATTCAG GATGGTGGATGtcggaggtcagaggtcagagaggAGGAAGTGGATCCACTGCTTTGAGAACGTCACCTCCATCATGTTCCTGGTAGCGCTCAGCGAGTACGACCAAGTTTTGGTGGAATCGGACAATGAG AACCGGATGGAGGAGAGTAAAGCTCTGTTTAGGACAATAATCACATACCCCTGGTTCCAAAATTCCTCAGTCATTCTCTTCCTCAACAAGAAGGACCTGTTGGAGGAGAAGATCATGTACTCTCATCTGGTTGACTACTTCCCAGAGTATGACG GTCCCCAGAGGGATGCCCAAGCAGGGCGAGAGTTTATCCTCAAGATGTTTGTGGACCTGAATCCAGACAGCGATAAGATCATCTACTCTCACTTCACCTGTGCCACTGACACAGAGAACATCCGTTTCGTCTTTGCCGCCGTCAAAGACACCATCCTGCAGCTCAACCTTAAGGAGTACAACCTTGTGTAG
- the wdr31 gene encoding WD repeat-containing protein 31, producing MGKLQSKFRKRSDLYRASQGEKADNTFDSQVVQYEPAHQGSTNTVTNLSPDLCVSGGSDQAVVVYDWKQGRMCQSFQGHNREVTKVVCYPGSTWIFSASRDKTVLMWDLNQGDEPIQEFCGHELVVNGLAISPDGRKLCTGSRDNWMCLWDIESAKCEHRLNISRNLVTHVCWVPSSSSIVQTSEDKTIRVWDSRAWQVTNTFPAKQYIQTHCDVSANGNYLVSSSNGFGGQGGEATLWDLRQPGCKVVEYRGHVQTTACCMFLPTPLGGTAQVATSSHDCSIKIWDQNTAVCLGTLSLDSAGPLICLAPTDSTDLLCASFNNGLHHIQVGHGSNQAQVSGAGLGGAGSLDMKVVARF from the exons ATGGGTAAACTACAGAGCAAGTTTCGCAAGAGGTCTGACCTCTACAG GGCATCTCAGGGGGAGAAGGCAGATAACACCTTTGACAGTCAGGTGGTGCAGTATGAACCTGCCCATCAAGGGTCCACCAACACTGTCACTAATCTCAGCCCAGATCTGTGTGTTTCTGGTGGAAGTGACCAG GCTGTGGTGGTGTATGACTGGAAACAAGGCAGGATGTGTCAGTCCTTCCAGGGTCACAACCGAGAGGTTACCAAG GTGGTGTGTTATCCAGGCAGTACATGGATCTTTAGTGCCTCACGGGACAAGACTGTTCTGATGTGGGACCTAAACCAGGGGGACGAACCCATTCAGGAATTTTGTGGCCATGAATTGGTGGTCAATGGACTAGCTATCAGCCCTg ATGGGAGAAAGCTGTGCACTGGTTCTCGTGACAACTGGATGTGCCTGTGGGATATAGAATCTGCAAAATGTGAACACAGACTCAACATTTCGAGAAACCTG GTGACTCATGTGTGTTGGGTTCCTAGCAGCTCCTCTATAGTTCAGACCTCCGAGGATAAGACCATAAG GGTGTGGGACAGCCGTGCATGGCAGGTGACCAATACTTTTCCAGCCAAGCAATACATCCAGACCCACTGTGACGTTTCTGCAAATGGCAACTACTTGGTGTCCAGCAGCAACGGCTTTGGAGGTCAGGGCGGTGAAGCCACG CTCTGGGACCTGCGTCAGCCCGGCTGTAAAGTTGTGGAGTACAGAGGTCATGTCCAGACCACCGCCTGCTGTATGTTTCTGCCTACACCTCTTGGTGGCACAGCTCAGGTAGCAACATCCTCCCATGACTGTTCCATTAAAATCTGGGATCAGAACACAGCAG TCTGTTTAGGGACGTTGTCTCTGGATAGTGCTGGTCCACTGATTTGTCTGGCTCCCACTGACTCAACCGATCTGCTGTGTGCCAGCTTCAACAACGGCCTCCACCATATCCAGGTGGGCCACGGATCAAACCAGGCTCAGGTTTCTGGGGCAGGTTTAGGTGGAGCTGGTAGCCTGGACATGAAAGTTGTGGCACGCTTCTGA